A DNA window from Kitasatospora viridis contains the following coding sequences:
- a CDS encoding GNAT family N-acetyltransferase: MDTIVQSFAVANLRRRPEVVETGGFVIGFDPSTTSPYINYATPLPGAEPSAADVAALVAAFRERGLRPRLEFAPDTAPAVEPALRAAGFTVEATHEYLVCTPQTLAVPAGDDLPLVEVPATEEEYTAIDGALAEAFSGEFASSPEGVARLRRTQENGGAVRFVRAPDGRCAGAAGCSAPAVGTSELSGVGTRPEFRRRGIAAAVTAACAAALFAQGAESVWLEYSGEGSRRVYEGVGFRPQGTRLYVSLPEAAVES; encoded by the coding sequence GTGGACACCATCGTCCAGAGCTTTGCCGTCGCCAACCTGCGCCGCCGTCCCGAGGTCGTCGAGACCGGGGGCTTCGTCATCGGGTTCGACCCCAGCACCACCAGCCCGTACATCAACTACGCGACCCCGTTGCCGGGGGCGGAGCCCTCCGCGGCGGACGTCGCCGCACTGGTCGCCGCCTTCCGGGAGCGCGGACTGCGGCCCCGCCTGGAGTTCGCGCCCGACACCGCGCCCGCCGTCGAACCCGCGCTGCGCGCCGCCGGGTTCACCGTCGAGGCGACCCACGAGTACCTGGTCTGCACCCCGCAGACGCTCGCCGTCCCGGCCGGCGACGACCTCCCGCTGGTCGAGGTCCCGGCCACCGAGGAGGAGTACACGGCGATCGACGGGGCGCTGGCCGAGGCGTTCTCCGGGGAGTTCGCCTCCTCGCCGGAGGGCGTGGCCCGGCTGCGCCGCACCCAGGAGAACGGCGGCGCCGTCCGCTTCGTCCGCGCGCCGGACGGGCGGTGCGCGGGTGCCGCCGGCTGTTCGGCGCCCGCCGTCGGGACCTCGGAGCTGTCGGGGGTCGGCACCCGGCCGGAGTTCCGCCGCCGGGGGATCGCCGCGGCCGTGACCGCCGCCTGCGCGGCGGCGCTGTTCGCCCAGGGCGCCGAGTCGGTCTGGCTGGAGTACTCGGGTGAGGGCTCCCGCCGGGTGTACGAGGGGGTGGGGTTCCGTCCGCAGGGCACCCGGCTCTACGTCTCCCTGCCCGAGGCCGCCGTCGAGAGCTGA
- a CDS encoding VC0807 family protein: MNPQPSRPAPPPQPSRPPDPAQAPGTPAKLFWRRRAVRILADLGIPTAIFYGLRALGFGIYLTLVLTAVLPVAVAVVRLLRDGKVEGLPLYLMSVMLISTAVSLLDGSPRFLLARGAWLTGITGLWFIASVRAARPPAFRYTRPVLEHRTRLVVIPGDWDELWDRLPGFRRVWRIGSVLWGLALLGDSAARVVMAYTLPPNLVPALGTALYGVTGLVLIVTTNAYFLASGLYDGRSRLYAPLAARWETVG, from the coding sequence GTGAACCCGCAGCCGTCCCGGCCCGCGCCGCCTCCCCAGCCGTCCCGGCCGCCGGATCCCGCGCAGGCCCCGGGCACGCCGGCCAAGTTGTTCTGGCGGCGCCGGGCGGTGCGGATCCTGGCCGACCTGGGCATCCCCACCGCGATCTTCTACGGGCTGCGCGCCCTCGGGTTCGGCATCTACCTGACCCTGGTGCTCACCGCCGTGCTGCCCGTCGCCGTGGCGGTGGTCCGGCTGCTGCGCGACGGCAAGGTCGAGGGCCTGCCCCTCTACCTGATGAGCGTGATGCTGATCAGCACCGCGGTCTCGCTGCTCGACGGCAGCCCGCGCTTCCTCTTGGCCCGGGGGGCCTGGCTCACCGGGATCACCGGTCTCTGGTTCATCGCCTCGGTGCGGGCCGCCCGCCCGCCTGCCTTCCGGTACACCCGGCCGGTGCTGGAGCACCGCACCAGGCTGGTCGTCATACCGGGGGACTGGGACGAACTCTGGGACCGGCTGCCCGGGTTCCGCCGGGTCTGGCGGATCGGCAGCGTGCTGTGGGGGCTCGCGCTGCTCGGCGACTCGGCGGCCCGGGTGGTGATGGCGTACACGCTGCCGCCCAATCTGGTCCCCGCGTTGGGCACGGCGCTCTACGGGGTCACGGGGTTGGTGCTGATCGTCACCACCAACGCGTACTTCCTCGCCTCGGGGCTGTACGACGGCCGCTCCCGGCTCTACGCCCCGCTCGCCGCGCGGTGGGAGACCGTGGGGTGA
- a CDS encoding CHAP domain-containing protein yields MSSAPAPTRPASLTLLAAALTAPLLVVTAAPEASASSGVGMVAAQLARVNGGKGAGTCSQVNPAPNSLGGTAFDDSCTGNSGAPEYWCADFAKWVWRNAGADTTGLTAWAHSFVEAAPQDGATVHTDPAYRPQPGDAVVYSTHHVGIVSAVGEDGSIEITNGDWGGEDLVGVPEAVEEAHFGATSLVVLHQVPAAQVPVGVYQQAQHYTATAYVTPRPARHVALEMLNRP; encoded by the coding sequence GTGAGCAGCGCACCCGCGCCGACCCGGCCGGCCTCGCTGACCCTGCTCGCGGCGGCGCTGACGGCGCCGCTGCTCGTGGTGACCGCCGCGCCGGAGGCGTCCGCCTCGTCCGGCGTCGGCATGGTGGCGGCACAGCTGGCCCGGGTCAACGGGGGCAAGGGCGCCGGGACCTGCTCGCAGGTCAACCCGGCGCCCAACAGCCTCGGCGGCACCGCCTTCGACGACAGCTGCACCGGCAACTCCGGCGCCCCCGAGTACTGGTGCGCGGACTTCGCCAAGTGGGTCTGGCGGAACGCGGGTGCGGACACTACGGGTCTGACCGCCTGGGCGCACTCCTTCGTCGAGGCGGCGCCGCAGGACGGCGCGACGGTGCACACCGATCCCGCCTACCGGCCGCAACCCGGCGACGCGGTGGTCTACTCGACGCACCACGTGGGCATCGTCAGCGCGGTCGGCGAGGACGGCTCGATCGAGATCACCAACGGCGACTGGGGCGGCGAGGACCTCGTGGGCGTGCCGGAGGCCGTCGAGGAGGCGCACTTCGGCGCGACCTCGCTGGTCGTCCTGCACCAGGTGCCAGCGGCGCAGGTGCCGGTCGGGGTCTACCAGCAGGCGCAGCACTACACCGCCACGGCGTACGTCACCCCGCGGCCCGCGCGGCACGTCGCCCTGGAGATGCTGAACCGACCCTGA
- a CDS encoding proline-rich domain-containing protein, whose amino-acid sequence MFGIIRPCQHRLSDKLRTSWMAHLCGLCLALRDDHGQLARTATNYDGLIISVLVEAQRPATARAAGRRTAGPCPLRGMRTAEVAKGEGARLAAAVSLALASVKMRDHVLDADGVFARRPVAAGARRVARRWDRQSAGVGAVVGFDTAVLLDAAGRQGELEAVTGLGSSVLLVTEPTETATAAAFAHTAVLADRPGNATALAEVGRLFGRLAHLLDAAEDQAADAASGAWNPLTATGTSREEAERLCRDAVHGIRLALKDVELTERALAHLLLAHETGAAVDRVFRSGHGPGCAVGQHGAPELGNPYQGGPHQNDPYQGNPYQGGPQPGQNPYGNPYPGGPYQGNPYPGGPQQGQNPYQGQNPYQGGGPNWGQPPTPPPHQGPPPRGPLGGCAMWALMACTCQLCCCDHNDPFSRQRRKGACLRNDLCCSNLGCDACCDSCECGCETCNCGLEGCDCCCNACDCN is encoded by the coding sequence GTGTTCGGGATCATCAGGCCGTGTCAGCATCGGCTGTCCGACAAACTGCGCACCTCCTGGATGGCGCACCTGTGCGGGCTCTGCCTCGCGCTGCGGGACGACCACGGGCAGCTGGCGCGCACGGCCACCAACTATGACGGTCTGATCATCTCCGTACTGGTGGAGGCCCAGCGCCCGGCCACGGCCCGCGCGGCCGGCCGGCGCACCGCCGGTCCGTGCCCGCTGCGCGGCATGCGCACCGCCGAGGTGGCCAAGGGCGAGGGGGCCCGGCTGGCCGCGGCCGTCTCGCTGGCGCTCGCCTCGGTGAAGATGCGCGACCACGTGCTCGACGCCGACGGCGTCTTCGCCCGCCGCCCGGTCGCCGCCGGCGCCCGGCGGGTGGCGCGGCGCTGGGACCGGCAGAGCGCCGGGGTCGGCGCGGTGGTCGGCTTCGACACCGCCGTGCTGCTCGACGCGGCGGGCCGGCAGGGCGAGTTGGAGGCAGTCACAGGGCTCGGCAGCTCGGTCCTGCTGGTCACCGAGCCGACCGAGACCGCGACCGCGGCCGCCTTCGCGCACACCGCGGTGCTCGCCGACCGTCCGGGCAACGCCACCGCGCTGGCCGAGGTGGGCCGGCTCTTCGGCCGGCTCGCCCACCTGCTCGACGCCGCCGAGGACCAGGCCGCCGACGCGGCGAGCGGTGCGTGGAACCCGCTGACCGCCACCGGCACCTCCCGCGAGGAGGCCGAGCGGCTCTGCCGCGACGCGGTGCACGGCATCCGGCTCGCGCTCAAGGACGTCGAGCTGACCGAGCGGGCGCTCGCCCACCTGCTGCTCGCGCACGAGACCGGGGCGGCGGTGGACCGGGTCTTCCGCAGCGGCCACGGCCCGGGCTGCGCCGTCGGGCAGCACGGCGCACCGGAGTTGGGCAACCCGTACCAGGGCGGCCCGCACCAGAACGACCCCTACCAGGGCAACCCGTACCAGGGCGGCCCGCAGCCCGGCCAGAACCCGTACGGCAACCCGTACCCGGGCGGGCCGTACCAGGGGAACCCGTACCCCGGCGGCCCGCAGCAGGGGCAGAACCCGTACCAGGGTCAGAACCCGTACCAGGGCGGCGGGCCCAACTGGGGCCAGCCGCCCACCCCGCCGCCCCACCAGGGCCCGCCGCCGCGCGGTCCGCTGGGCGGCTGCGCGATGTGGGCCCTGATGGCGTGCACGTGCCAGTTGTGCTGCTGCGACCACAACGACCCGTTCTCCCGGCAGCGCCGCAAGGGTGCCTGCCTGCGCAACGACCTGTGCTGCTCGAACCTCGGCTGCGACGCCTGCTGCGACAGCTGCGAGTGCGGCTGCGAGACCTGCAACTGCGGCCTGGAGGGCTGCGACTGCTGCTGCAACGCCTGCGACTGCAACTGA
- a CDS encoding ADP-ribosylglycohydrolase family protein: protein MTLLIAARDSLEGLALGDGFGERFFKRFRPPREAMHAIKARRTPQETPWHWTDDTAMALALYRGLRVSGAVDQERLAEAFAATYFADPARGYGHGMHKLMPALAAAPGEWRVQARALFEGEGSLGNGAAMRVAPLGAWFAEDLAETVEQAARSAEVTHAHPEGIAGAVAVAVAAALAARSRGRVAPAAPALLREVAELTPDGVVREGLWRAAELPGETEPWQAADVLGNGRRITAADTVPWALWSAAWHLDSLTDALWTTAEGLGDVDTTCAISAGVVAARTGLGEVPQDWLVRREPLPEWVYQEQQEDQSQKEGRP from the coding sequence ATGACTCTGCTGATCGCAGCCCGTGACTCCCTGGAGGGCCTGGCCCTCGGTGACGGATTCGGGGAGCGCTTCTTCAAGCGCTTCCGGCCGCCGAGGGAGGCGATGCACGCGATCAAGGCGCGCCGGACACCCCAGGAGACGCCCTGGCACTGGACGGACGACACCGCGATGGCGCTGGCCCTCTACCGAGGCCTGCGGGTGAGCGGGGCGGTGGACCAGGAGCGGCTCGCCGAGGCGTTCGCCGCCACCTATTTCGCCGACCCCGCCCGGGGCTACGGCCACGGCATGCACAAGCTGATGCCGGCGCTGGCCGCGGCGCCGGGCGAGTGGCGCGTGCAGGCCCGCGCCCTGTTCGAGGGCGAGGGCAGTCTCGGCAACGGGGCGGCGATGCGGGTGGCGCCGCTCGGCGCGTGGTTCGCCGAGGACCTGGCGGAGACCGTGGAGCAGGCGGCCCGCTCGGCCGAGGTGACCCATGCGCACCCCGAGGGCATCGCGGGCGCGGTCGCCGTGGCCGTGGCGGCCGCGCTCGCCGCCCGGAGCCGCGGGCGGGTGGCGCCGGCGGCACCGGCCCTGCTGCGCGAGGTCGCGGAGCTGACCCCGGACGGTGTGGTGCGGGAGGGTCTGTGGCGCGCGGCGGAGCTGCCCGGGGAGACGGAGCCGTGGCAGGCGGCGGACGTGCTCGGCAACGGCCGCAGGATCACGGCGGCCGACACCGTGCCCTGGGCGCTGTGGTCCGCCGCGTGGCACCTGGACAGCCTGACCGACGCGCTCTGGACCACCGCCGAGGGGCTGGGCGACGTGGACACCACCTGTGCCATCAGCGCGGGCGTCGTCGCCGCCCGGACGGGTCTGGGCGAGGTGCCGCAGGACTGGCTGGTCCGCCGGGAGCCGTTGCCCGAATGGGTCTACCAGGAGCAGCAGGAGGACCAGAGCCAGAAGGAAGGCCGGCCCTGA